DNA sequence from the Juglans microcarpa x Juglans regia isolate MS1-56 chromosome 5S, Jm3101_v1.0, whole genome shotgun sequence genome:
AGATCACTAAGCAAATACAGCTACCTAGCTCTCGATGTAAGATAGAGATCAATATGCTTGCTTGCAGCTGACATCGTTCAACTACCATTCTTTGCTCTTCCTATTATTAATATCTTGAAGCATCTTCTTTTCTCCATGCAAACACAGTTCCACATTGGGATCCATCCTTCCATTGATTTCCCAGAAATTTGGGCGGCATGGCTGACTCTGAACACTCGTCTTCAGACAGGCTTAGGTTCCAAATCCCTTCAAATGACACTTTCACCGACTCTGGGGGTGTTATTCTTTGgagataaatatatagtttctaAGCTCTTTGATTTGCATCGAGTACTGCGTTTTTAAGCTTAATGTTCTGTTCATAGACAGTAGTTattgtctctctttttttcgCATTATCTGCCTCAAATTCTTAGATAGTTTTTCTTCCCCCTTTTATTCAAAAACATCTTTGAAGGCCATATTTTTGTTCTCTCATGTTTTAGCTCTTTGTTCTGTCACAAATCTTGTCGTTTTTGTGGCTCTATATTTGAATTTGTTGAGTTCCCTTACATGGAGTCCTATAAGTTTGTCTACCTGATCTTGGGTGCTTACAGCTTCAGGGGAAACAAGCGAAGAATCCAAGCTAGATTTCTCTGTAGATGAGGAGATGCTTATCATAAGGATGTACAATCTGGTTGGAAAAAGGTTATTTAGCTctcatttctaaatttctacAGCTTAATTCTCTTCTGAGTTTCCcatgctgaaaaaaaaaaaaaaaagtaaaaaaagctTCTTCAAAGCTGAATTCTAATTACTATGATCAGGTGGCCTCTGATTGCTGGAAGGATCCCACGAAGAACAGCTGAGGAAATTGAGAAGTACTGGACTTCTAGATACTCAACAAATGAAAGAACAGAAATTTATTGCTGCCCCCTAAGCATGTAATATGGTTTGAATATCTGAGGAGAAACCTCTTTGGGTTCGACCAGAATTCGTTTGCAAATCTGCACAACTGCCTTCGAGAAACTAACCATTCCCTAGCCATAGATACTGACGTTTTGGATTTCACGGCCCTTAAGCCTTCTGTTAATGTGCAAAAAATGTGCTATGAAAAGGAGTCCAACGTtgaatttttctgtttttcttttgacTTTCTTTCAGCTGTCTTTGTCTGTCAAACAAACTTTCAGCCCCCATGGTCTTATGTTTCTTTAATCCATAACCTTATCCAAGCTGTCTCatgtttatctttttataatcttcttatttttcGGAAGTGAAATTTGACATATTTGAGAAGACTCCATTTGAAACTCAAAATTGAGACCAGCGCACAAAATTGATAGCAACCAGTGCTTAAACCGACTGAATTAAGGATTATGTCACCCGACAATCATTCCACAGTTGCCCATTAAAATGTAGATTTACACAGAGACACCCTCAGTCcatgttataaattaaaagtaaagGTGGAATGcaacaaaacaacataaattgAGTTGTTCAATGCACATTACCAAATACCACTAAAAACCACACGTTATCATGACTGGAGCTTCTACAACACCAAATACAGCTGAGTGAGTTTTTGCTCAGCAACCGATCATGGGAGAAAGACTATATATGCTGTCAAAAGTTATCATGTCAAAAGCAACCGATCACTTTAACCAGATAACACCAGCGAATATCTGGTTTGACATCAAATGCTCTATTTTCTCGAAACTTCTTGTATACTATTGTGAAGTCATATCCCAAGAGTCTACCGATCCATTTCTGCTGTGATGGGGTACTTCCAATTTTCTACTCCAGCAAAAATTTTAAACTCTGTTGATATGTCCTCACAATAAAGACCCTACCCAAGATATAAgtcctccatttttttattgcatAAACTAGTGCCAGCAGCTCCTTTTCATAGGTTGATAAGTCAAGAGCCTTTCCCTTAAGGGCATGGTTGATGTAAGCCAATGGTCTACCCTCCTGCATCAAAAAAGCCCCTATGCCCACCCTTGAGTCATCACACTCTATGAGAAAGAGTTTGGAAAAATGTGGCAAGGCCAATACAGGAGGTTCAGTCATCacctttttttaattcttcaaatgcTTTAGAGGCCATGTTGGTCCATAAAAAAGAATTCTTCTTCAATAGGGCAGTAAGTGGAGTTGCTATGGAACCATAGTGCTGTATAAACTTTCTGTAATATCTCGTAAGACCCAAAAATCTTCTCAAAGATTTGAGAGAGTGTGGTATGGGCTAGTTGATCatagattctatttttaagGGATCTGCCCTTACCCCCTCAGTCAAGACTAGGTGACCCAAATACTTGATTTCTTTACACCCAAATTTACACTTACTTGGCAAAAAGTTTGTGTGCAACCAAAGTTTTCAGCACAATAGTCAAGTAATCTATATGTTCTACTTTTGTCTTATTATAGACCAATATGTcatcaaaaaatacatttgcaAACCTCCTTAAGTAGAGCTGGAATATCTCGTTTATCAGCCCTTGGAAAGTGGCTAGTGCATTCGTTAGCCCGAAGGCATTACTAGGAACTCATAATGGTCATGATGAGTCCTAAAAACCATTTTCAAGACATCCTCTTTCCTTCACCTGTATCTGGTGGTACCCATATCTCATATCTATCTGAAAAGATGGCGGCTCCATGTAGTTCATCGATGACAGGAATGGAAGATTTGTCCTTGATGGTCTCCTTGTTTAAGGCCCAGTAATCAATACGCATCCTCCAACTGTCGTCGGCCTTCCTCACTATTAATACGGGGGAAGAAAATTGTGACTGGTTGACTCTAATGACCCTAGTAGCTAGTAACTCCCGTACAATTatctcaatttcaaatttctgaTAATACGAGTACCTATAAGGTCAAACAGAAATTgggattgttcattccttaaGGATGATAGCGTGGTTGCAACTTCTCTCAAGGGGTTGCCGTTTAGGTTCCTAAAAAATCCCACTATACTTCTTCAAAACCAACTCTAATTTTGGAGGTGTTGTTGCCTGTAATTTGTCTTCCTTTATTTTTGAAATCTGGAGGAACAAGCATCTCCTCTCCACCTTGGTCAACTGTGCCAGTTCTATTTCCTCAAGCACAGGTGAGTGGCTTGAGTTCAGCCCCTTTAGTGTTACTGAGCCTGTAGCACAAGTAAAAGTCATAGTAAAGGAggaaa
Encoded proteins:
- the LOC121267034 gene encoding MYB-like transcription factor ETC3, with translation MADSEHSSSDRLRFQIPSNDTFTDSGASGETSEESKLDFSVDEEMLIIRMYNLVGKRWPLIAGRIPRRTAEEIEKYWTSRYSTNERTEIYCCPLSM